One window from the genome of Magnolia sinica isolate HGM2019 chromosome 4, MsV1, whole genome shotgun sequence encodes:
- the LOC131243431 gene encoding uncharacterized protein LOC131243431 isoform X3, whose translation MHVVGNPETSYKPYSLRQKLRSISLSLDALLDYNDKDIEESTFEVETSLFAMSMRRPPASLLPELDTSSCKLDLVNEIVNRSSPHAST comes from the exons ATGCATGTAGTTGGAAACCCTGAAACATCATATAAACCTTACTCACTTCGCCAAAAG CTTCGCTCAATTTCACTCTCATTGGATGCGCTCCTGGATTATAATGACAAGGATATTGAGGAATCAACATTTGAg GTCGAAACATCACTTTTTGCAATGAGTATGAGGAGACCTCCTGCTTCCCTATTACCCGAACTTGATACCTCCTCTTGCAAATTAGATCTA GTAAATGAAATTGTAAACAGGTCCTCGCCCCATGCCTCCACATGA
- the LOC131243431 gene encoding uncharacterized protein LOC131243431 isoform X1, which yields MDMVFQKVVLLTITINLLIFISLFHRLLFTRVAEEGHIFDVPGLAKRCCLSQHLRSISLSLDALLDYNDKDIEESTFEVETSLFAMSMRRPPASLLPELDTSSCKLDLVNEIVNRSSPHAST from the exons ATGGACATGGTGTTTCAAAAGGTTGTGCTGttaacaattacaatcaatttacTTATTTTCATTTCCTTGTTTCATAGATTGTTGTTCACAAGAGTAGCCGAAGAGGGACACATTTTCGACGTGCCGGGCCTCGCCAAAAGGTGTTGTTTATCCCAACAT CTTCGCTCAATTTCACTCTCATTGGATGCGCTCCTGGATTATAATGACAAGGATATTGAGGAATCAACATTTGAg GTCGAAACATCACTTTTTGCAATGAGTATGAGGAGACCTCCTGCTTCCCTATTACCCGAACTTGATACCTCCTCTTGCAAATTAGATCTA GTAAATGAAATTGTAAACAGGTCCTCGCCCCATGCCTCCACATGA
- the LOC131243431 gene encoding uncharacterized protein LOC131243431 isoform X2, translating into MDMVFQKVVLLTITINLLIFISLFHRLLFTRVAEEGHIFDVPGLAKRCCLSQHLRSISLSLDALLDYNDKDIEESTFEVSQKGKIGITLISHWMVPFSASKVNDDAAQRAIDFMLGW; encoded by the exons ATGGACATGGTGTTTCAAAAGGTTGTGCTGttaacaattacaatcaatttacTTATTTTCATTTCCTTGTTTCATAGATTGTTGTTCACAAGAGTAGCCGAAGAGGGACACATTTTCGACGTGCCGGGCCTCGCCAAAAGGTGTTGTTTATCCCAACAT CTTCGCTCAATTTCACTCTCATTGGATGCGCTCCTGGATTATAATGACAAGGATATTGAGGAATCAACATTTGAg GTATCTCAAAAGGGCAAGATAGGAATAACATTGATTTCCCACTGGATGGTCCCCTTCTCTGCATCTAAGGTGAATGATGATGCAGCTCAAAGAGCTATCGACTTCATGTTGGGATG GTAA